A part of Asticcacaulis sp. AND118 genomic DNA contains:
- the cyoD gene encoding cytochrome o ubiquinol oxidase subunit IV, with protein sequence MHIPDKPTLHKANDPHTELADHHAVDKLNHGHGHGHDHGAGHASVKDYLIGFALAVILTAIPFALTMLKILPASTLVPVILILGVIQIVVHLYYFLHMNTSSSQVWNNLAFVFTAIILGILIVGSLWVMTHLNHNMAPGMMGGGMG encoded by the coding sequence ATGCACATCCCTGACAAGCCCACCCTACACAAGGCCAACGACCCGCATACCGAGCTGGCCGACCACCACGCGGTCGACAAGCTGAACCATGGCCATGGTCACGGTCATGACCACGGCGCGGGCCACGCCTCCGTGAAGGATTACCTGATCGGTTTCGCTCTGGCGGTGATCCTGACGGCCATCCCGTTCGCCCTGACCATGCTGAAGATTCTGCCGGCGTCGACTCTTGTGCCGGTTATCCTCATCCTCGGCGTGATCCAGATCGTGGTGCACCTGTACTACTTCCTGCACATGAACACCTCGTCCAGCCAGGTGTGGAACAACCTCGCCTTCGTCTTCACAGCGATTATCCTCGGCATCCTGATCGTGGGCTCGCTGTGGGTCATGACGCACCTCAACCACAACATGGCCCCCGGCATGATGGGCGGCGGTATGGGTTAA
- a CDS encoding Fic family protein, with amino-acid sequence MLVQSYAIPDLPPPVELETVRVYRALTMASRALADLKGQARTIPNQGILIDTLALQEAKASSEIENIVTTQDELFQADLFPDDPQSPAAKEVALYRDAVRLGHERLRRTNGLITNAVLIEMFRLLKRRDDSFRVMPGTALRNETTGETVFVPPQDGQAILHHMRALERFINDDELSPLDPLIKMALIHHQFESIHPFPDGNGRIGRILNVLYLTRTGLLDIPILYLSRHITRHKSDYYRLLQAVRDDGAWEDWVVFMLEAVAQTSVTTVRLVEGIRDQMASAKHQMRDKLPKLYSQDLLNNLFRHPYTRIEYVQNDLNVTRQTAARYLDTLAEQGFVEKHRSGKSNYYINTKLVRLFLEVSEG; translated from the coding sequence ATGCTGGTTCAAAGCTACGCCATTCCCGATTTGCCGCCACCTGTCGAACTGGAGACTGTGCGCGTCTATAGGGCGCTGACTATGGCCAGCCGTGCCTTGGCCGATCTAAAAGGGCAGGCGAGGACTATCCCCAATCAAGGCATACTGATCGACACGCTGGCCTTGCAGGAAGCGAAGGCTTCATCCGAAATCGAGAATATCGTCACCACTCAGGATGAGCTGTTTCAGGCCGACCTCTTTCCCGACGACCCGCAATCTCCCGCCGCCAAGGAGGTAGCGCTTTATCGGGATGCCGTACGGTTGGGCCATGAGCGCTTGCGCCGGACAAACGGCCTCATCACCAACGCTGTCCTGATCGAGATGTTCCGATTACTCAAGCGACGAGACGACAGTTTCCGTGTCATGCCGGGTACCGCGTTGAGGAATGAAACGACCGGTGAAACTGTCTTTGTACCGCCGCAGGATGGGCAGGCGATTTTACATCACATGCGGGCACTGGAGCGGTTCATCAATGATGACGAACTGTCGCCCCTTGATCCGTTAATCAAAATGGCGCTGATTCATCATCAGTTTGAAAGCATCCACCCCTTTCCTGATGGGAATGGACGGATCGGTCGGATACTGAATGTGCTTTATCTGACGCGGACGGGCCTTCTGGATATTCCGATCCTCTATCTGTCACGGCATATTACCAGGCATAAGAGCGACTATTATCGCCTGCTCCAAGCGGTGCGCGACGACGGCGCATGGGAAGACTGGGTCGTTTTCATGCTTGAAGCCGTGGCGCAAACCTCTGTTACCACTGTGCGCCTGGTCGAAGGTATCCGCGATCAAATGGCCAGTGCAAAGCATCAGATGCGCGACAAATTGCCGAAGCTTTACAGCCAGGATTTGCTGAACAATCTGTTTCGTCACCCCTACACGCGGATTGAGTACGTTCAGAACGATCTGAACGTGACCCGCCAGACGGCGGCGCGCTACCTCGATACGCTGGCTGAGCAAGGCTTTGTGGAGAAACACCGGTCAGGCAAAAGCAACTACTACATCAATACAAAACTGGTACGGTTGTTCCTTGAAGTGTCGGAAGGTTAG